A single window of Pseudomonas lijiangensis DNA harbors:
- the tsaE gene encoding tRNA (adenosine(37)-N6)-threonylcarbamoyltransferase complex ATPase subunit type 1 TsaE gives MSELTLHLTGEEAMMGFGSRLGQITQGVGVIFLEGDLGAGKTTLSRGLIRGLGHVGAVKSPTFTLVEPYEIGSIRAFHFDLYRLVDPEELEFMGVRDYFDGDVLCLIEWPQRGTGFLPKPDLTITIRPHEQGRSVTLSPQGSRGETWCAALALEFK, from the coding sequence GTGTCTGAGTTAACGCTGCATTTGACTGGCGAAGAGGCCATGATGGGCTTCGGCTCGCGTCTGGGTCAGATCACCCAGGGTGTCGGCGTCATTTTTCTCGAAGGTGATCTTGGCGCGGGCAAGACCACGCTTTCCCGTGGCCTGATCCGTGGGCTCGGGCATGTGGGCGCGGTCAAGAGCCCGACGTTTACCCTGGTCGAGCCCTATGAAATCGGTTCGATACGCGCCTTTCACTTTGATCTGTATCGCTTGGTTGATCCCGAGGAACTGGAGTTCATGGGGGTGCGGGATTACTTCGATGGGGATGTGCTCTGCCTGATCGAATGGCCTCAGCGCGGCACAGGCTTTTTGCCAAAGCCCGACCTGACCATTACCATTAGGCCGCATGAGCAGGGGCGGTCTGTAACATTGAGCCCTCAAGGCTCCCGTGGCGAAACCTGGTGTGCCGCTTTGGCTTTGGAATTCAAATAG
- a CDS encoding N-acetylmuramoyl-L-alanine amidase — translation MRMRALVTVVGLLVMAVAVEALAATQVRSVRLWRAPDNTRLVFDLSGPVQHSVFTLTSPDRLVIDINGATLAGPLNVATANTPITSMRSAQRTPTDLRVVIDLKKVVTPKSFTLAPNQQYGNRLVVDLFDNAADANPAPTIPDNVANTAPAVPVSPAKPEIKLTPVPNGKRDIVVVIDAGHGGEDPGASGGSGQQEKHVVLSIAKELQRQINGEKGYRAELTRTGDYFIPLRKRTEIARAKGADLFVSIHADAAPSKAAFGASVFALSDKGATSETARWLADSENRSDLIGGAGAVSLDDKDRMLAGVLLDLSMTASLSSSLNVGQKVLSNIGRVTSLHKSRVEQAGFMVLKSPDIPSILVETGFISNANEANKLTTAAHQQALARSINSGVKQFFQQNPPQGTYIAWLRDNGKLAQGPRTHVVRSGETLAMVAARYDMSVATLRNANNLKTDALRIGQDLSIPSTEVAAQ, via the coding sequence ATGCGCATGCGCGCGCTGGTTACTGTAGTGGGCCTGCTAGTGATGGCCGTGGCCGTCGAAGCGCTGGCCGCTACCCAAGTACGAAGTGTCCGCTTATGGCGTGCACCGGATAATACCCGGCTGGTTTTCGATCTGTCCGGGCCTGTCCAGCACAGTGTTTTCACGCTGACATCGCCTGATCGCCTGGTCATCGATATCAATGGCGCGACCCTTGCCGGACCGCTGAATGTGGCAACGGCCAACACGCCGATCACCAGCATGCGTTCGGCTCAGCGTACTCCGACGGATCTGCGGGTGGTCATCGACCTGAAAAAGGTGGTCACGCCCAAGAGCTTCACCCTGGCGCCCAACCAGCAATACGGCAACCGTCTGGTGGTGGACCTGTTCGACAATGCCGCCGACGCCAATCCTGCGCCGACTATCCCGGACAACGTGGCCAATACCGCGCCCGCCGTTCCTGTGAGCCCGGCCAAGCCCGAAATCAAGCTGACGCCTGTGCCCAACGGCAAGCGCGATATCGTGGTCGTGATCGACGCCGGTCATGGCGGCGAAGACCCTGGCGCCTCCGGCGGCAGCGGCCAGCAAGAGAAACATGTGGTGTTGTCCATCGCCAAGGAGCTGCAACGCCAGATCAATGGTGAAAAGGGCTACCGTGCCGAGCTGACGCGCACCGGCGACTATTTCATTCCGTTGCGCAAACGTACGGAAATCGCTCGTGCCAAGGGCGCAGACCTGTTCGTGTCCATTCACGCCGACGCCGCACCTTCGAAAGCAGCCTTTGGTGCCTCGGTGTTTGCCTTGTCCGACAAGGGCGCAACCTCCGAAACCGCACGCTGGCTGGCGGACAGTGAAAACCGTTCCGACCTGATCGGTGGTGCCGGTGCGGTCAGTCTGGATGACAAGGACCGGATGCTGGCAGGGGTGCTGCTTGACCTGTCCATGACGGCTTCGCTGTCGTCGAGCCTGAACGTCGGGCAGAAGGTGTTGAGCAATATCGGACGGGTGACTTCGCTGCACAAGTCCCGTGTCGAACAGGCCGGGTTCATGGTGCTCAAGTCCCCTGACATTCCGTCGATCCTGGTGGAAACCGGCTTCATTTCCAACGCCAACGAAGCCAACAAGCTGACCACGGCTGCTCACCAGCAGGCGCTTGCGCGTTCGATCAACTCCGGCGTCAAACAGTTCTTCCAGCAGAACCCGCCTCAAGGCACTTACATTGCCTGGCTGCGGGATAACGGCAAGCTGGCGCAGGGGCCTCGTACCCATGTCGTGCGCTCGGGGGAAACCCTGGCGATGGTGGCTGCCCGTTATGACATGAGCGTGGCGACCCTGCGCAATGCCAACAACCTGAAGACCGATGCCCTGCGCATCGGCCAGGACCTGAGCATCCCGAGCACGGAGGTGGCGGCGCAATAA
- the mutL gene encoding DNA mismatch repair endonuclease MutL, with product MSDLLLDGDQADAANAALNAARIELLSPRLANQIAAGEVVERPASVIKELLENSLDSGARRIDVDVEQAGIKLLKVRDDGSGISSDDLPLALARHATSKIRELEDLERVMSLGFRGEALASISSVARLTLTSRTRDADKAWQVETEGRDMAPRVQPAAHPVGTSVEVRDLFFNTPARRKFLKAEKTEFDHLQEVIKRMALARFDVAFHLRHNGKTVLSLHEAHDDAARARRVGAICGPGFLEQALPIEIERNGLHLWGWVGLPTFSRSQADLQYFFVNGRAVRDKLVAHAVRQAYRDVLFNGRHPTFVLFFELDPAAVDVNVHPTKHEVRFRDGRMVHDFLYGTLHRSLGDVRPDDQLTSAPIPVVERPSGPQAGEFGPQGEMRLANNVLEQPQGEPYARPASGGSGGGYQYQYSPRPTSALPTAEAQSAYREFFAPLPEAAPASLPESQSDIPPLGYALAQLKGIYILSENAHGLVLVDMHAAHERIMYERLKIAMASEGLSGQPLLVPESLSVSQREADCAEEHIATFQRLGFELQRLGPETLAIRQIPALLKQAEANRLVSDVLADLMEYGTSDRVQAHINELLGTMACHGAVRANRRLAIPEMNALLRDMENTERSGQCNHGRPTWTQMGLDDLDKLFLRGR from the coding sequence ATGAGTGACCTTCTTCTCGACGGCGATCAGGCCGATGCCGCGAATGCGGCCTTGAATGCAGCCCGTATCGAACTGCTCAGCCCGCGACTGGCCAACCAGATTGCTGCGGGTGAGGTGGTCGAGCGCCCGGCTTCGGTCATCAAGGAACTGCTGGAAAACAGCCTGGATTCCGGTGCCCGACGCATTGACGTCGATGTCGAGCAGGCCGGTATCAAGCTGCTGAAAGTCCGTGATGATGGCAGTGGCATTTCTTCCGATGACTTGCCTCTTGCACTGGCGCGACATGCGACCAGCAAGATTCGCGAGCTGGAAGACCTTGAGCGGGTCATGAGCCTGGGGTTTCGGGGTGAGGCACTGGCGTCGATCAGCTCCGTGGCGCGCCTTACCCTGACGTCTCGCACTCGCGATGCCGACAAGGCCTGGCAGGTTGAAACCGAAGGGCGCGACATGGCGCCGCGTGTGCAACCCGCCGCGCATCCGGTCGGTACTTCGGTGGAAGTTCGCGATCTGTTTTTCAATACGCCGGCGCGTCGCAAGTTTCTCAAGGCCGAGAAGACCGAATTCGATCACCTGCAGGAAGTCATCAAACGCATGGCGCTGGCGCGTTTCGACGTTGCTTTCCATCTTCGCCACAACGGCAAGACAGTGCTGAGCCTGCACGAAGCCCATGACGATGCTGCACGAGCGCGTCGTGTCGGGGCGATCTGCGGGCCTGGCTTCCTGGAGCAGGCGCTGCCGATAGAAATCGAGCGCAACGGCCTGCATCTGTGGGGTTGGGTCGGCTTGCCGACGTTCTCGCGCAGTCAGGCGGATCTTCAGTATTTCTTCGTCAATGGCCGTGCGGTGCGCGACAAGCTGGTGGCCCATGCGGTCCGTCAGGCGTATCGCGACGTGCTGTTCAATGGTCGGCACCCGACATTCGTGCTGTTTTTCGAGCTGGATCCGGCTGCCGTGGACGTCAACGTTCACCCGACCAAGCATGAAGTGCGCTTCCGTGACGGGCGCATGGTGCATGATTTCCTGTATGGCACCCTGCATCGTTCCCTGGGTGATGTGCGCCCCGACGATCAGTTGACCAGCGCGCCGATACCCGTGGTCGAGCGCCCAAGCGGGCCGCAGGCCGGGGAGTTCGGGCCGCAGGGTGAAATGCGTCTGGCGAACAATGTGCTGGAGCAGCCTCAGGGCGAGCCTTATGCACGACCGGCGTCTGGCGGTTCGGGCGGTGGCTATCAGTATCAGTACTCGCCACGTCCGACTTCTGCGTTGCCAACTGCCGAAGCGCAAAGTGCCTATCGCGAGTTTTTCGCGCCGCTGCCCGAGGCTGCACCGGCTTCGCTGCCGGAGTCGCAGAGCGATATTCCGCCACTGGGTTACGCGCTGGCGCAGCTCAAGGGCATTTATATCCTGTCCGAAAACGCCCACGGGCTGGTGCTGGTGGACATGCATGCCGCCCATGAGCGCATCATGTACGAGCGCCTGAAAATCGCCATGGCCAGCGAAGGCCTCAGCGGACAGCCGCTGTTGGTGCCCGAATCACTGTCGGTGAGTCAGCGCGAGGCCGATTGTGCTGAAGAGCACATCGCGACCTTCCAGCGCCTGGGCTTCGAATTGCAGCGCCTTGGCCCGGAAACCCTGGCCATCCGGCAGATTCCGGCCCTGCTCAAGCAGGCCGAGGCGAACCGTTTGGTCAGTGATGTACTGGCCGACCTGATGGAATACGGCACCAGCGACCGGGTGCAGGCGCATATCAACGAACTGCTGGGCACCATGGCGTGCCATGGCGCGGTTCGGGCCAACCGCCGTCTGGCCATCCCGGAAATGAACGCCTTGCTGCGCGACATGGAAAACACCGAGCGCAGCGGCCAATGCAACCATGGTCGACCCACCTGGACCCAGATGGGCCTGGACGACCTGGACAAATTATTCCTGCGCGGTCGTTGA
- the miaA gene encoding tRNA (adenosine(37)-N6)-dimethylallyltransferase MiaA — translation MNALPPAIFLMGPTAAGKTDLAIELTKVLPCELISVDSALVYRGMDIGTAKPSREQLAEFPHRLIDILDPSESYSASDFRTDALAAMAEITARGNIPLLVGGTMLYFKALLDGLADMPAADAQVRAELEAQAKAHGWQALHDQLAAVDPVSAARIHPNDPQRLIRALEVYRVSGMSMTAHREQQSEQTAQATASGRQQLPYTVASLAIAPADRKVLHDRIALRFLQMLDQGFLDEVLALRSRGDLHSGLPSIRAVGYRQVWDHLDGKLTREEMQERGIIATRQLAKRQFTWLRSWENLHWLDSLARDNLPRTLKYLGSASILG, via the coding sequence ATGAATGCTTTACCACCGGCCATCTTTCTCATGGGGCCAACTGCCGCTGGCAAGACCGATCTTGCCATCGAACTGACCAAAGTCCTGCCCTGCGAGCTGATCAGCGTCGATTCGGCGCTGGTCTATCGCGGCATGGATATCGGCACGGCCAAGCCCTCACGGGAACAGCTGGCCGAATTTCCCCATCGTCTGATCGATATTCTCGACCCGTCCGAAAGCTACAGCGCCTCCGATTTCCGTACTGACGCCCTGGCTGCCATGGCCGAAATTACCGCACGGGGAAATATTCCTTTGCTGGTGGGCGGCACTATGTTGTATTTCAAGGCTCTATTGGACGGGCTTGCCGATATGCCTGCCGCCGATGCACAGGTTCGAGCCGAGCTTGAAGCCCAGGCAAAGGCCCATGGCTGGCAGGCGTTGCATGATCAGTTGGCTGCCGTGGATCCGGTGTCTGCGGCACGTATCCATCCCAACGATCCGCAGCGTCTGATCAGGGCTCTGGAGGTGTATCGGGTCAGCGGGATGAGCATGACAGCGCATCGCGAGCAACAATCTGAGCAAACTGCTCAAGCCACAGCGTCCGGGCGTCAGCAATTGCCCTATACTGTGGCCAGTCTCGCGATAGCTCCGGCTGATCGCAAGGTGTTACATGACCGCATCGCGCTACGCTTTTTGCAAATGCTGGATCAGGGGTTTCTGGACGAAGTACTGGCTTTGCGCTCAAGAGGAGACCTGCATTCAGGGTTGCCATCGATAAGAGCTGTCGGTTATCGCCAGGTCTGGGATCACCTGGATGGGAAGCTGACACGGGAAGAAATGCAGGAACGGGGCATCATTGCCACGCGCCAGCTGGCCAAAAGGCAGTTCACCTGGTTACGCAGTTGGGAGAATTTGCACTGGTTGGACAGCCTGGCACGCGACAATCTGCCACGCACCTTGAAATACCTGGGATCGGCCTCCATATTGGGCTGA
- the hfq gene encoding RNA chaperone Hfq — MSKGHSLQDPYLNTLRKEKVGVSIYLVNGIKLQGTIESFDQFVILLKNTVSQMVYKHAISTVVPVRPIRLPSATDSDSGDAEPGNA, encoded by the coding sequence ATGTCAAAAGGGCATTCGCTACAAGACCCTTACCTGAATACCTTGCGTAAAGAGAAGGTCGGGGTTTCGATCTATCTGGTTAACGGCATCAAGCTGCAAGGCACCATCGAGTCTTTTGACCAGTTCGTCATCCTGCTGAAAAACACTGTCAGCCAGATGGTCTACAAGCACGCAATCTCCACTGTTGTTCCTGTTCGTCCGATTCGCCTGCCTAGCGCTACCGATTCCGATTCGGGTGATGCTGAGCCAGGTAACGCCTGA
- the hflX gene encoding ribosome rescue GTPase HflX, with product MFFERHSGGERAILVHLDGQDPEAREDPQEFQELAISAGADTVAFINVPRHRPSAKYLIGTGKVEELRDQVRSEQADLVIFNHTLSPSQERNLERAFECRVLDRTGLILDIFAQRARTHEGKLQVELAQLEHMSTRLVRGWTHLERQKGGIGLRGPGETQLETDRRLLRVRLRQIKARLEKVRSQRDQARRGRKRADIPSVSLVGYTNAGKSTLFNAVTDSEVFAADQLFATLDPTLRRLQLDDLGPIVLADTVGFIRHLPHKLVEAFRATLEESSNSDLLLHVIDSHEPDRMSQIEQVMAVLGEIGAEGLPILEVYNKLDLLEGVEPQIQRDADGKPQRVWVSAHDGRGLDLLKQAVAELLGDDLFVGTLRLPQRFARLRAQFFELGAVQSENHDEEGASLLAVRLPRVEFNRLVSREGLQPLEFIEQHTLQ from the coding sequence TTGTTCTTTGAGCGCCACAGTGGTGGTGAGCGGGCCATTCTCGTTCACCTGGATGGTCAGGACCCTGAGGCGCGCGAAGATCCGCAGGAGTTTCAGGAACTGGCCATATCGGCGGGTGCCGATACCGTCGCGTTTATCAACGTGCCGCGTCATCGGCCATCGGCCAAATACCTGATTGGTACTGGCAAGGTCGAAGAGCTTCGCGACCAGGTCAGGTCCGAGCAGGCCGATCTGGTTATCTTCAATCACACCCTCTCGCCCAGCCAGGAACGTAACCTCGAGCGTGCATTCGAGTGTCGCGTGCTGGATCGCACCGGTCTGATTCTGGACATCTTCGCGCAACGTGCGCGCACTCACGAAGGCAAGCTGCAGGTCGAACTGGCCCAGCTTGAGCATATGAGTACCCGTCTTGTTCGTGGCTGGACTCACCTTGAGCGTCAGAAAGGTGGTATCGGTTTGCGTGGGCCGGGTGAAACCCAGCTGGAAACGGACCGTCGCCTGCTTCGGGTTCGCCTGCGGCAGATCAAGGCACGCCTGGAAAAGGTTCGCAGTCAGCGCGATCAGGCCCGCAGAGGGCGCAAGCGCGCCGATATCCCTTCGGTTTCACTGGTGGGCTATACCAACGCCGGCAAATCGACACTCTTCAATGCGGTGACGGACTCTGAAGTGTTCGCGGCCGACCAGTTGTTCGCAACCCTCGATCCGACCCTGCGCCGTTTGCAGCTCGACGACCTGGGGCCGATCGTTCTGGCCGACACCGTAGGTTTCATCCGTCACCTGCCGCACAAGCTGGTCGAGGCTTTCCGGGCGACGCTCGAAGAGTCGAGCAACTCGGACCTGCTGCTGCATGTCATCGATTCCCATGAGCCTGACCGCATGTCGCAGATCGAGCAGGTCATGGCGGTGCTGGGAGAGATCGGTGCCGAGGGCTTGCCGATACTCGAGGTGTATAACAAACTCGATTTGCTGGAAGGCGTAGAGCCTCAGATACAACGCGATGCCGATGGCAAGCCGCAGCGTGTCTGGGTGTCTGCCCATGACGGTCGAGGGCTGGACCTGCTCAAGCAGGCTGTGGCCGAGTTGCTGGGTGACGATTTGTTTGTCGGCACCTTGCGTTTGCCTCAGCGTTTTGCTCGACTGCGCGCACAGTTTTTTGAGTTGGGCGCGGTGCAGAGTGAAAACCATGACGAAGAAGGTGCCAGCCTGTTGGCAGTTCGTCTGCCGCGAGTCGAATTCAATCGCCTGGTGAGTCGCGAAGGACTGCAACCGCTGGAGTTCATTGAGCAACACACTTTGCAATAA
- the hflK gene encoding FtsH protease activity modulator HflK codes for MAWNEPGGNSNNQDPWGGKRRGGDRKGPPDLDEAFRKLQESLNGLFGGGKKRSSDGNGGGSGGGGGFGLLGIGLVVLFAFWLYNAVYVVDEQEQAVVLRFGQYYETVGSGLNIYFPPFDRKYMENVTRERAYSKQGQMLTEDENIVEVPLTVQYKISNLQDFVLNVDQPEISLQHATESALRHVVGSTAMDQVLTEGRELMASEIKERLQRFLDTYRTGITITQVNVQSAAAPREVQEAFDDVIRAREDEQRARNQAESYANGVIPEARGQAQRIIEDANGYRDEVVSRAKGEADRFTKLVAEYRKAPEVTRQRLYLDTMQEVFSNTSKVLVTGDKGQNNLLYLPLDKMIESSRGGSTGNTSGSGSPSATGTDVGTRAPDTQQRDVRTRESR; via the coding sequence ATGGCTTGGAATGAGCCGGGTGGCAACTCGAATAATCAAGATCCCTGGGGTGGAAAACGCCGTGGCGGCGACCGCAAGGGACCACCTGATCTCGACGAGGCCTTCCGTAAGCTGCAGGAAAGCCTGAATGGGTTGTTCGGCGGCGGTAAGAAACGCAGCAGTGACGGTAATGGCGGCGGTTCGGGTGGCGGCGGTGGCTTCGGCCTGCTGGGCATCGGCCTTGTCGTGCTTTTCGCTTTCTGGCTTTACAACGCCGTTTACGTCGTTGACGAGCAGGAGCAGGCTGTCGTTCTGCGTTTCGGCCAATACTACGAAACCGTAGGTTCGGGTCTGAATATCTATTTCCCGCCGTTCGATCGCAAGTACATGGAAAACGTGACTCGCGAACGTGCCTACAGCAAGCAGGGCCAGATGCTGACCGAAGACGAGAACATCGTCGAAGTGCCGCTGACCGTGCAGTACAAGATCAGCAACCTGCAGGACTTCGTGCTGAACGTCGATCAGCCTGAAATCAGCCTGCAGCACGCGACCGAAAGTGCGCTGCGCCATGTCGTGGGTTCCACGGCGATGGATCAGGTGCTGACCGAAGGTCGTGAGTTGATGGCCAGCGAAATCAAGGAGCGTCTGCAACGCTTCCTCGATACCTATCGCACCGGTATCACCATCACCCAGGTGAACGTACAGAGCGCAGCTGCACCGCGTGAAGTGCAGGAAGCCTTCGACGACGTGATCCGCGCCCGTGAAGACGAGCAGCGTGCCCGCAACCAGGCCGAGAGCTACGCCAATGGCGTGATTCCTGAAGCTCGTGGTCAGGCTCAGCGCATCATCGAAGACGCCAACGGCTACCGCGATGAAGTGGTTTCCCGCGCCAAGGGTGAGGCTGACCGCTTTACCAAGCTGGTTGCCGAATACCGCAAGGCGCCTGAAGTCACCCGCCAGCGTCTGTATCTGGACACCATGCAGGAAGTCTTCAGCAATACCAGCAAGGTTCTCGTGACCGGCGACAAGGGTCAGAACAATCTGCTTTATCTGCCGCTCGACAAGATGATCGAAAGCAGTCGTGGCGGTAGCACCGGAAACACCTCGGGTTCCGGTAGTCCATCCGCGACTGGAACGGATGTCGGTACGCGAGCGCCCGATACCCAGCAGCGCGATGTACGTACCAGGGAGAGTCGCTGA
- the hflC gene encoding protease modulator HflC — translation MSNKSLITLIVGVVLAIVAWNSLYIVSQTERAVLLQFGRVVKADVPPGLHVKVPYMNQVRKFDGRLLTLDAPTQRFLTLEKKAVMVDAYAKWRVKDAERFYTATSGLKQIADERLSRRLESGLRDQFGKRTLHEVVSGERDALMADITGSLNRMAEKELGIEVIDVRVKAIDLPKEVNRSVFERMSTEREREAREHRAKGNELAEGIRADADRQRRVLLAEAYRESEETRGDGDAQAAAIYSKAYGQDQEFYAFYRSLRAYRESFTNKSDVMVLDPSSEFFRFLEKAKP, via the coding sequence ATGAGCAATAAATCGCTGATCACCCTTATTGTTGGCGTGGTGCTGGCAATCGTTGCCTGGAACAGCCTCTATATCGTGTCTCAGACCGAGCGTGCGGTTCTGCTGCAATTCGGTCGTGTGGTCAAGGCCGATGTGCCGCCGGGCCTTCATGTGAAGGTTCCTTACATGAACCAGGTGCGCAAGTTCGATGGCCGTCTGTTGACGCTCGACGCGCCTACCCAGCGTTTCCTGACGCTGGAAAAGAAAGCGGTCATGGTCGATGCCTACGCCAAGTGGCGCGTGAAGGATGCGGAGCGTTTCTACACCGCGACTTCCGGCCTCAAGCAGATTGCCGACGAGCGCCTGTCGCGTCGTCTGGAATCCGGCCTTCGTGACCAGTTCGGCAAGCGCACCCTGCACGAAGTCGTGTCGGGTGAGCGTGACGCGCTGATGGCTGACATCACTGGCTCCCTGAACCGCATGGCCGAGAAAGAGCTGGGTATCGAAGTGATCGATGTCCGGGTCAAGGCCATCGACCTGCCCAAGGAAGTCAACCGCAGCGTATTCGAGCGCATGAGCACCGAGCGTGAGCGTGAAGCGCGTGAGCACCGTGCCAAGGGTAACGAGCTGGCTGAAGGTATTCGTGCCGATGCCGATCGTCAGCGCCGTGTACTGCTGGCTGAAGCCTATCGCGAGTCTGAAGAGACGCGCGGTGACGGTGATGCCCAGGCTGCTGCGATCTACTCCAAGGCTTACGGCCAGGACCAGGAGTTCTACGCGTTCTACCGTAGCCTGCGTGCCTACCGCGAAAGCTTCACGAACAAGAGTGACGTGATGGTGCTTGATCCGAGCAGCGAGTTCTTCCGCTTCCTGGAAAAAGCCAAGCCGTAA
- a CDS encoding ATP phosphoribosyltransferase regulatory subunit, with protein MATVDRWLLPDGIEEVLPPEAARIEVARRQVLDLFQSWGYEFVVTPHIEYLESLLTGAGSDLDLRTFKVIDPQSGRQMGFRADITPQVARIDAHTLKREGPSRLCYAGSVLHAQPRALSSSRSPIQLGAELYGDASPSSDVEVISLMLAMLQLADVPDVHMDLGHVGIYRGLARAAGLSGEVEQQLFDALQRKAIDEVIALTADLPQELATMLRALVDLCGGREVLAAARDRLANAPAPVLAALDDLLSIADRLSARFPQLPLYFDLGELRGYHYHTGVVFAVFVPGVGQSIAQGGRYDDIGADFGRARPATGFSTDLKTLVTLGRAEIELPSGGIWMPDSTDAALWQQVCQLRSEGQRVVQALPGQQVSAAREADCDRQLIQHGERWQVMPLAS; from the coding sequence ATGGCAACGGTTGACCGCTGGCTGCTACCAGATGGCATCGAAGAAGTACTGCCACCAGAAGCGGCGCGTATCGAAGTAGCGCGTCGTCAGGTGTTGGATCTGTTCCAGAGCTGGGGCTATGAGTTTGTCGTCACCCCGCATATCGAATATCTGGAGTCTCTGCTCACCGGAGCAGGCTCGGATCTGGATCTGCGCACCTTCAAGGTGATCGATCCGCAGTCGGGACGGCAAATGGGCTTTCGTGCCGATATCACGCCGCAGGTGGCGCGTATCGATGCGCACACCCTCAAGCGTGAAGGGCCAAGCCGTCTTTGCTATGCGGGCAGCGTCCTGCATGCCCAGCCGCGTGCCTTGTCGTCCTCGCGCAGCCCGATTCAGCTGGGCGCCGAGTTGTATGGCGATGCGAGCCCGAGCAGCGATGTCGAAGTCATCAGCCTGATGCTGGCGATGCTGCAACTGGCCGATGTCCCTGATGTTCACATGGACCTTGGGCATGTGGGTATCTATCGTGGGCTGGCCCGTGCGGCCGGTCTGTCGGGCGAGGTCGAGCAGCAGTTGTTCGATGCCCTGCAGCGCAAGGCCATCGATGAAGTCATTGCCCTGACGGCCGATCTGCCGCAAGAGCTGGCCACGATGCTGCGGGCTCTGGTCGACCTGTGTGGTGGTCGTGAAGTCCTGGCTGCTGCGCGCGACCGTCTGGCGAATGCGCCTGCGCCCGTGCTGGCTGCACTGGACGATCTGCTGAGCATCGCCGATCGCCTGTCTGCACGCTTCCCGCAGTTGCCCTTGTATTTCGACCTCGGTGAGCTGCGCGGCTACCACTACCATACCGGTGTGGTCTTCGCGGTGTTCGTACCGGGCGTAGGTCAATCGATTGCCCAGGGCGGTCGTTATGATGATATCGGCGCCGACTTCGGTCGCGCCCGTCCGGCAACCGGTTTCTCCACGGACCTGAAAACCCTGGTGACACTGGGCCGTGCAGAAATCGAACTGCCATCGGGTGGTATATGGATGCCGGACAGTACGGATGCAGCACTCTGGCAGCAGGTTTGCCAGTTGCGCAGCGAAGGGCAGCGTGTGGTTCAGGCTTTGCCTGGGCAGCAGGTGAGTGCAGCGCGTGAAGCCGATTGCGATCGGCAATTGATTCAGCATGGCGAGCGTTGGCAGGTAATGCCGCTGGCTTCTTGA